In the genome of Massilibacillus massiliensis, one region contains:
- the dinD gene encoding DNA damage-inducible protein D gives MTDIMEYSMKIFEDSKYHDDHGTEFWYARELLVILEYTEWRNFEKVIHKAKIACKNSGNLLSNHFVDVNKMVEIGSGVQRGIEDVKLTRYACYLIVQNGDSRKKVVALGQTYFAVKTREQEVQEEFERLNEEQKRLAIRNELKNHNKSLAEAAKYAGVQEGKDYAIFQNSGYKGLYGGLGAKEIHAHKGLKKNQTILDHMGSTELAANLFRATQTDEKLRREKIKGKEKANQTHFSVGKKVRQTIAELGGTMPENLPVAEKSVKKIEAERRKRLDAGDEMR, from the coding sequence ATGACAGATATCATGGAGTATTCAATGAAAATATTTGAAGATAGTAAATACCATGATGATCATGGTACGGAATTTTGGTATGCAAGAGAGTTGCTAGTAATTTTAGAATATACGGAATGGAGAAATTTTGAAAAGGTCATTCATAAAGCAAAAATAGCTTGTAAAAATAGTGGCAACCTACTATCTAACCATTTTGTTGACGTCAACAAAATGGTTGAAATCGGTTCTGGTGTGCAGCGTGGAATTGAGGATGTTAAATTAACGCGCTATGCCTGTTATTTGATTGTTCAGAATGGTGATTCGCGTAAAAAGGTCGTAGCATTAGGACAAACCTATTTTGCGGTAAAGACAAGAGAACAGGAAGTACAAGAAGAATTTGAACGATTGAATGAAGAACAAAAACGTTTGGCAATACGGAATGAATTAAAAAATCATAATAAATCCTTAGCTGAAGCTGCTAAATACGCCGGAGTTCAAGAGGGAAAAGACTATGCTATTTTTCAAAACAGTGGTTATAAGGGGCTATATGGTGGGCTGGGTGCCAAAGAGATTCATGCGCATAAAGGTTTAAAAAAGAACCAAACCATCTTAGATCATATGGGAAGTACGGAGCTGGCTGCTAACCTATTTAGAGCTACACAAACTGATGAAAAATTGCGACGTGAAAAAATAAAAGGAAAAGAAAAAGCGAATCAGACGCATTTTTCTGTTGGGAAGAAAGTAAGACAAACAATCGCTGAACTAGGTGGAACTATGCCGGAAAATCTGCCGGTGGCAGAGAAAAGCGTAAAGAAAATTGAGGCAGAAAGACGGAAGCGGTTGGATGCCGGAGATGAGATGAGATAA
- a CDS encoding aldose epimerase family protein — MSLIRKQTFGTTKEGRPVELYTLTNKNNMQVTISTYGGTILSIKVPDREGKCIDVVLGYDRLENYEVQDKYIGALIGRHGNRIKKGQFSLNGKTYQLACNDGNNHLHGGKIGFDKKIWSAKENNQGLTLSYISPDGEEGYPGTLSVEVHYSLTDNNTLSIDYKANADEDTVCNLTNHTYFNLAGYDSGTILNQKIQIFANYYTDADKESLPTGKICSVEGTPLDLRQPTTIGAHIDDAFEQLQFAGGYDHNWIIEDYDGTLKKAAFALADSTGITLTASTTLPGLQFYSGNYLDDAPEGKNHSRIYKRCGFCLETQYFPNALEHPNFEQPIIKKGETWHALTTYQFGIHK, encoded by the coding sequence ATGAGTCTAATTCGCAAGCAAACCTTCGGAACAACCAAAGAGGGCAGACCCGTTGAACTCTATACCCTTACAAATAAAAATAATATGCAAGTTACAATCTCAACCTATGGTGGCACGATTTTATCAATTAAAGTTCCGGATAGAGAGGGTAAATGCATTGATGTCGTTTTAGGATATGACAGATTAGAAAATTATGAAGTACAAGATAAATATATTGGTGCTCTAATTGGACGCCATGGCAATCGTATAAAAAAGGGTCAATTTTCTTTAAACGGTAAAACCTATCAACTGGCTTGCAATGATGGCAACAACCATCTGCACGGCGGTAAAATTGGTTTTGATAAAAAAATATGGTCTGCAAAAGAAAATAACCAAGGTCTTACCCTAAGTTATATCAGTCCGGACGGTGAGGAAGGATATCCTGGCACATTATCTGTGGAAGTACACTATTCTTTAACCGATAACAATACCTTGTCGATCGATTACAAAGCAAATGCAGATGAGGATACCGTTTGTAATCTTACAAACCATACATATTTTAACCTAGCGGGTTACGACAGTGGCACAATTTTAAATCAAAAAATTCAGATATTTGCGAATTATTATACCGATGCCGACAAAGAATCTCTGCCAACAGGAAAAATTTGTTCCGTCGAGGGGACTCCGCTTGATCTTCGGCAACCAACAACCATCGGTGCGCATATCGACGATGCCTTTGAACAACTACAATTTGCCGGTGGTTATGATCATAACTGGATCATTGAAGATTATGACGGAACATTAAAAAAAGCTGCTTTTGCTCTTGCTGACAGTACCGGAATTACACTCACAGCTTCGACAACATTACCTGGACTACAATTCTATAGCGGAAATTATCTTGATGACGCACCCGAGGGGAAAAATCATTCTCGTATCTATAAGAGATGTGGTTTTTGCCTTGAAACACAATACTTTCCCAATGCTTTGGAACATCCCAACTTTGAGCAGCCTATTATCAAAAAAGGAGAGACCTGGCATGCTTTGACAACTTATCAATTTGGTATACATAAATAA
- a CDS encoding fucose isomerase — protein sequence MTMTNIPKVNFGIISVSRDCFIITLSENRRKAIVEAYTKEHGTIYEAQTTVENEHDMLKAVQEVKDADCNALIVFLGNFGPETPETLIAKNFNGPVMYVAAAEESGKDLINGRGDAYCGVLNCSYNLGLRKIKAFIPEYPVGTADEIAAMIHEFLPVARTLIGLSSLKIITFGPRPQDFFACNAPIQPLYDLGIEIQENSELDLLVSYRAHANDPRIKDVAASMAKELGSDGNQYPDLLPRMAQYELTLLDWLEKNKGASQYTALANKCWPAFPSEFGFEPCYVNSRLVARGIPVACEVDIYGALSEYIGMCVSEDTVTLLDINNSVPKDLFEENIKGTFNYDLKDTFMGFHCGNTPLCKLAKGAVKYQLIQNRLLENGGTPDITRGTLEGDIAAGKITFFRLQSTASGQVHSYIAQGEVLPVATRSFGGIGIFAIPEMGRFYRHVLIEKQYPHHGAVAFGHYGKALFSIFQYLGLKDIAFNQPKTMLYPTENPFA from the coding sequence ATGACTATGACAAATATTCCGAAAGTGAATTTTGGTATCATTTCTGTAAGCCGTGACTGTTTTATTATTACCTTGTCCGAAAATAGGAGAAAAGCGATTGTGGAAGCTTATACCAAAGAGCATGGTACAATCTATGAAGCACAAACAACCGTAGAAAATGAGCACGATATGTTGAAAGCCGTTCAAGAAGTGAAAGATGCCGACTGTAACGCATTGATTGTCTTTCTTGGTAATTTCGGTCCAGAAACTCCAGAAACGCTGATTGCTAAAAATTTTAACGGACCGGTTATGTACGTGGCTGCAGCCGAAGAATCCGGCAAAGATCTAATCAACGGTCGTGGTGACGCATATTGCGGCGTTTTAAATTGTTCTTATAACCTTGGACTTCGTAAAATTAAAGCTTTTATTCCTGAATATCCGGTAGGAACAGCCGATGAAATTGCCGCAATGATACATGAATTTTTACCAGTGGCTCGTACGTTAATCGGTCTATCCAGCCTCAAAATCATTACATTCGGCCCGCGCCCGCAAGACTTTTTTGCCTGCAATGCACCAATTCAGCCACTCTATGATCTTGGAATCGAAATTCAAGAAAATTCCGAGCTTGATCTACTGGTCTCCTATCGTGCGCATGCCAATGATCCTAGAATTAAAGATGTAGCCGCTTCAATGGCAAAAGAACTAGGATCTGATGGCAACCAGTATCCAGATTTATTGCCGCGTATGGCGCAATATGAGCTTACACTGCTCGATTGGCTCGAAAAAAATAAAGGTGCCAGTCAATACACTGCATTAGCAAATAAATGCTGGCCAGCTTTTCCATCAGAATTTGGCTTTGAGCCATGTTATGTCAACAGTCGGCTTGTTGCGCGCGGAATACCTGTAGCCTGTGAAGTCGATATCTATGGAGCACTGAGTGAATATATCGGTATGTGTGTGAGCGAAGACACGGTCACACTCCTTGATATCAATAACTCTGTTCCCAAAGATTTGTTTGAAGAAAATATCAAGGGTACTTTCAATTATGACTTAAAAGACACCTTCATGGGGTTCCACTGCGGCAATACCCCACTTTGTAAGCTTGCGAAAGGCGCCGTAAAATACCAGTTGATTCAAAACCGATTACTAGAAAACGGTGGCACACCTGATATCACCCGAGGCACACTAGAAGGCGATATTGCCGCCGGAAAAATTACTTTTTTCCGCCTTCAAAGTACAGCCAGCGGACAAGTACATTCCTATATCGCCCAAGGTGAAGTTCTCCCTGTAGCCACCCGCTCCTTTGGCGGAATTGGCATATTTGCAATTCCTGAAATGGGGCGTTTCTACCGTCATGTATTGATCGAAAAACAATATCCACATCATGGCGCTGTCGCTTTCGGCCATTACGGCAAAGCCTTATTCTCCATTTTTCAGTATCTCGGACTCAAAGACATTGCGTTTAATCAACCAAAAACCATGCTTTATCCGACTGAAAATCCATTTGCTTGA
- a CDS encoding ABC transporter ATP-binding protein, which yields MNKQQKSKPPNANTPIENLQGSKEWKKVLHFLWLYLAPKKILLITAFLLVLVNIATTLGGTAYLEPLIDQFLQPQNVDTSIEERFIGLAHGTVMLAGIYLLSVLAAYGQNKIMLHIAQKTIYEIRMRLFQHVQTLSIRYHDTHTTGEMMSRFSNDVDTLNDALQNSMLMFFSSVITIISIFFMMISRSSILTLIAFLVIPLTLFCVNRLTKISGKYFTLQQKNLGTLNGYVEEIMSGQKVVKVFGYEDKVKKDFMGFNTALCETAMAAQSYAGMMMPLARNLNNVIYAGIVMIGGMLVVFGQMSLGALVVFLQFTLMFGRPINEASNQYNTVVTALAGTKRIVEILEEKVEAVTDENHEFVLKRDTTGGLVWRRAHDNACIPVCGNVVFDDVSFGYSKEKEILTNISLQAKVGQKVAFVGATGAGKTTILNLITRFYEVDRGMITIDGIDIRDIEKSSLRRAIAVVLQDTHLFTGTIRENIRYGRQSADDSEVESAAKLVNAHSFIKKLAKGYDTMIEGDGANLSQGQRQLLNIARAALSKAPMLILDEATSSVDTRTEMYIEQGLKQLMQQCTTFIVAHRLSTVRNADLIFVMEQGKIIEKGNHQDLLQFRGHYYNMYTGTVELD from the coding sequence ATGAATAAACAACAAAAATCAAAGCCGCCAAATGCCAATACCCCGATTGAAAATTTACAGGGGTCAAAGGAATGGAAAAAGGTTCTACATTTCTTGTGGCTCTACTTGGCACCAAAAAAGATTTTACTGATAACAGCGTTTCTTTTAGTTTTGGTCAATATTGCAACTACTCTAGGCGGGACAGCGTATTTAGAACCTTTAATTGATCAATTTCTGCAGCCACAGAATGTAGATACCAGCATAGAGGAACGGTTTATCGGTTTAGCACACGGTACAGTTATGTTGGCAGGCATTTATTTATTATCAGTCCTGGCTGCTTATGGGCAAAATAAAATTATGCTGCATATTGCGCAGAAGACAATTTATGAAATTCGTATGCGTTTATTTCAACATGTGCAGACATTGTCCATTCGCTATCATGATACGCATACCACCGGTGAGATGATGAGTCGTTTTAGTAATGATGTGGATACATTAAACGATGCGTTGCAAAATAGTATGCTCATGTTTTTTAGCAGTGTCATTACGATTATCAGCATTTTTTTCATGATGATATCGCGCAGTTCTATACTCACGTTGATTGCATTTCTAGTGATACCACTCACGCTTTTTTGTGTGAATCGGCTGACGAAAATCAGCGGCAAGTATTTTACTTTGCAGCAGAAAAACTTAGGCACACTCAACGGATATGTAGAGGAGATCATGAGTGGGCAAAAAGTTGTTAAAGTTTTTGGCTATGAAGATAAGGTCAAAAAAGATTTCATGGGATTCAATACAGCCTTATGTGAAACGGCAATGGCGGCACAGTCTTATGCCGGGATGATGATGCCGTTAGCACGCAATCTGAATAATGTTATTTATGCGGGAATTGTTATGATCGGTGGTATGCTGGTTGTTTTTGGACAGATGTCGCTAGGGGCATTGGTGGTGTTTTTACAATTTACATTAATGTTTGGCAGACCGATTAACGAGGCTTCCAATCAATATAATACGGTGGTTACTGCCTTGGCTGGTACAAAACGAATCGTTGAAATATTAGAAGAAAAAGTAGAAGCTGTGACTGATGAAAATCATGAATTTGTATTGAAGCGGGATACAACGGGCGGCTTAGTTTGGCGAAGAGCGCATGATAATGCATGTATTCCTGTATGTGGGAACGTAGTATTTGACGATGTTTCTTTCGGCTATAGCAAAGAAAAAGAAATTTTGACGAATATTTCATTGCAGGCAAAGGTCGGTCAGAAGGTTGCTTTTGTCGGTGCGACTGGTGCAGGCAAAACGACAATTTTAAATCTAATTACGCGCTTTTATGAGGTTGATCGAGGGATGATTACGATTGATGGAATTGATATTCGAGATATTGAGAAATCCAGTTTGCGAAGGGCAATTGCTGTAGTGTTACAAGATACGCATTTATTCACCGGAACGATTCGAGAAAATATACGATATGGAAGACAGAGTGCAGATGACAGTGAGGTCGAATCTGCAGCAAAACTAGTAAATGCACATTCTTTTATAAAAAAACTTGCAAAAGGTTATGATACGATGATTGAAGGCGATGGAGCAAATTTGAGTCAAGGGCAGAGGCAGTTATTAAATATTGCACGAGCAGCTCTGTCAAAAGCGCCGATGCTGATTTTGGATGAAGCAACAAGCTCTGTAGATACGAGGACAGAAATGTATATAGAGCAGGGGCTAAAACAGCTCATGCAGCAGTGTACGACGTTCATTGTTGCCCATCGCTTGTCTACCGTGCGCAATGCAGATCTGATTTTTGTCATGGAGCAGGGGAAAATTATTGAAAAAGGCAATCATCAAGATCTGCTGCAGTTCAGGGGACATTATTATAATATGTATACAGGGACCGTGGAGCTTGATTGA
- a CDS encoding metal-dependent transcriptional regulator, producing MLHDDKLYLEYDLSPSLEDYLEEIYRFSLNQASVRVSDIGRKLKVSAPSVSKAIRKLKSKEYIIYRKYGDIYLTDWGRIVGRFLVERNRILQDFLYLIEADCNISEEAEAMEHYLSRTTIYSIQSLVSFMKENPEIHVNFKQFMNEKEF from the coding sequence GTGCTGCATGATGATAAACTTTATTTAGAATATGATTTATCGCCAAGCTTAGAGGATTATCTTGAGGAAATTTATCGTTTTTCATTGAATCAGGCAAGTGTAAGAGTGTCTGATATCGGCAGAAAACTAAAAGTATCAGCACCTTCGGTTAGTAAAGCGATCCGAAAGCTGAAAAGCAAAGAATATATTATATATCGTAAATATGGCGATATATATTTGACGGATTGGGGCCGGATTGTTGGTCGTTTTTTGGTGGAACGAAATCGAATTCTGCAAGATTTTTTATATTTGATTGAAGCAGACTGCAACATAAGCGAAGAAGCAGAAGCGATGGAACATTATTTATCACGGACGACGATTTATTCTATCCAGTCTTTGGTGAGTTTTATGAAGGAAAATCCAGAGATTCATGTAAATTTCAAACAATTTATGAATGAAAAAGAATTTTGA